One window from the genome of Cyprinus carpio isolate SPL01 unplaced genomic scaffold, ASM1834038v1 S000006815, whole genome shotgun sequence encodes:
- the LOC109099031 gene encoding globoside alpha-1,3-N-acetylgalactosaminyltransferase 1-like → MYFNSVIIRLKWRQKTFGLRSLPGLLYNQPSVLVGRTDVASVTPWLAPIIWEGTFDPILIDSIYKQQNLTIPTTVFALGKYTRFVKDFLESAEQHYFVGFRVHYYLFTDQPESVPEVKMGENRSLTVRKVQSLNRWQDISMSRMETWKKLIENELASEADYIFCLDIDTKFYGRWGVESLGRLVGVIHPWFFDAPRNRFTYERRPESQSIHSGGKGDYYYAGAAFGGSLEDVHHLTKTCREKLHIDAANSIEAVWQEESHLNKYFLLNKPSKLLSPEYMWRDIHAKAAQIKVIRFSNVAKNYAEVRPNP, encoded by the exons ACTTTAACTCTGTTATTATCAGGCTAAAATGGAGGCAAAAGACCTTTGGATTGCGCTCATTGCCAGG gTTGTTGTACAACCAGCCGAGTGTGTTGGTAGG tcGGACAGATGTTGCTTCTGTGACACCATGGTTAGCTCCAATCATTTGGGAGGGAACCTTTGACCCCATACTAATCGATTCTATATACAAACAACAGAATCTCACCATACCAACCACTGTCTTCGCTTTGGGAAA ATACACGCGCTTTGTCAAAGATTTTCTGGAGTCAGCAGAGCAGCATTACTTTGTTGGATTTCGAGTGCATTACTACTTGTTTACAGATCAACCAGAATCAGTTCCTGAAGTGAAGATGGGTGAAAACCGTAGTTTGACAGTTCGAAAGGTTCAGAGTTTGAACAGATGGCAGGACATCAGTATGAGCAGGATGGAAACCTGGAAAAAACTAATAGAGAATGAACTGGCTAGTGAGGCTGACTATATTTTCTGCCTTGACATAGATACAAAGTTCTATGGCCGTTGGGGTGTGGAGTCTTTGGGTCGTCTGGTAGGTGTGATACATCCTTGGTTCTTTGACGCTCCAAGGAATCGATTTACATATGAGCGTAGACCAGAGTCTCAAAGCATACATTCCGGGGGGAAAGGTGATTATTATTATGCTGGTGCTGCATTTGGTGGGTCATTGGAGGATGTACATCATCTCACCAAAACCTGCAGGGAGAAGCTGCACATTGATGCTGCAAACTCCATTGAGGCGGTATGGCAAGAGGAGTCTCACTTAAACAAGTATTTCCTTTTGAACAAACCTAGTAAACTGCTCTCTCCTGAATACATGTGGAGGGACATCCATGCAAAGGCAGCCCAAATAAAAGTAATTCGCTTCTCTAATGTAGCTAAAAACTATGCTGAAGTTCGTCCTAACCCATAG